The Verrucomicrobiia bacterium genome has a window encoding:
- the cpaB gene encoding Flp pilus assembly protein CpaB, whose amino-acid sequence MPRGRNPLILILALVSGAAAFMLSLQMTKAPAAKNNVAAPSNVKLVVHAVNDIAIGSIIKKSDIDVLAPSGNYNPKMVYENVSDVMGKVVRRNVLKGEMIKKLDILAEGDNLAALIPKGYRAMTIPVMLPSSITELLQIGNRVDVILTYDVAKGDINSLTLVENARVIGVSKQAEGGGVSGGNKKMDITLAVTPEGAETLAFSMKRGTLNLSIRSLDEEDEEKFFTLKELFFPEAKDKVDPNQLLEPETPKVPKDLVEIIRGVRKEQYATSMQ is encoded by the coding sequence GCATTGGTAAGCGGAGCCGCTGCGTTCATGCTCAGCTTGCAAATGACCAAGGCGCCGGCTGCCAAAAATAACGTGGCAGCTCCTTCCAACGTCAAACTGGTCGTTCACGCCGTGAACGATATTGCGATCGGTTCGATCATCAAAAAATCCGATATTGATGTCCTGGCCCCTTCCGGGAATTACAACCCGAAAATGGTCTATGAGAACGTTTCGGACGTGATGGGGAAAGTGGTCCGGCGCAATGTCCTCAAAGGCGAAATGATCAAGAAGCTCGACATTCTGGCAGAGGGAGACAACCTTGCGGCCCTTATCCCGAAAGGGTACCGGGCCATGACCATCCCTGTGATGCTTCCTTCGAGCATCACAGAACTTCTCCAGATCGGAAACCGTGTGGACGTCATTCTTACGTACGATGTCGCCAAAGGGGACATCAATAGTTTGACGCTGGTGGAAAACGCGAGAGTCATCGGTGTCTCGAAACAAGCCGAAGGCGGCGGTGTTTCGGGCGGCAATAAAAAAATGGACATCACGCTGGCTGTCACGCCCGAAGGCGCGGAAACGCTGGCGTTTTCCATGAAGCGCGGCACTTTGAATCTCTCGATCCGGTCGCTGGACGAGGAAGACGAAGAAAAGTTTTTTACCTTGAAGGAGCTTTTCTTCCCCGAAGCGAAGGACAAGGTAGACCCCAACCAGCTCCTCGAACCGGAAACCCCGAAGGTCCCGAAAGACTTGGTCGAGATCATCCGGGGCGTGCGTAAGGAACAATATGCGACAAGCATGCAGTGA